The following DNA comes from Rhodopseudomonas boonkerdii.
CTGCGCCAGCCATTCCGGTGAGAGGTCCGGCGAGGCGAGATTGTCGCGGATCGCCGCCTCGGTCAAAGCGAGGATGGTTTCGTCCGCTTGTTTCTGCTGTTCGAATTTGGCATCCGGCGTCGCGCCCAGCAGGCGCTTGAGGAAATCGACGGTTTCGGCGACGGTGGTTTCCACATCCGCCTCGGTCAGCTGAGCGCTGCGCTCCTGCAGTGAACGCATGTGAGCTGCGAGCAGATCGTTACGAAACGGATCGAGCCGCGGCTTCAATCCCTCCAGTAGCGGAGCGCCGAGCAGCATGCGAGGCACGATGAGCGATATCGTGCTGGATGCGAACGCCCGCGTGTTCACGGGGCAGGCGAGATCGATCATGGCGACCTTGCCGGGGCCGATGGTCGTGTGCTGTCCGGTGATCTCGCCGTTGAAGCCGCCCGTCATATACAGGTGCAGCAGCAGATGGTCCGGTGTCACCGCGATCCGCCCGGCGTCGCGCACGAAATTCTGCGCGGTAAAGACCACCTTGGCGATGATGATATTGCCGATGATGACGCCCGACGCCGAACCCGTCGGCGTCTTCTTGCCGGGCCCCGCAGCGCGGGGTTCGAACAGCGGTGCGAGAACTGCACTCCAGGTGGCGAAAGCGGTGACTTCGTCCAAGCCGGTCGTGACGTAATAGAGACGTGGAAGCGGCGGCGACATGATGTGCGAGGGTACTTTGCAATAGGTTCAGCAGGACCGGAAATCTGAGTTCGCAGAAGAGGTATGGCCAATTTAACCCGGCTGGTTAGGGGGGACGACAGATACATCGGTTGCGGTTCAGTTAGT
Coding sequences within:
- a CDS encoding helix-turn-helix domain-containing protein; this translates as MSPPLPRLYYVTTGLDEVTAFATWSAVLAPLFEPRAAGPGKKTPTGSASGVIIGNIIIAKVVFTAQNFVRDAGRIAVTPDHLLLHLYMTGGFNGEITGQHTTIGPGKVAMIDLACPVNTRAFASSTISLIVPRMLLGAPLLEGLKPRLDPFRNDLLAAHMRSLQERSAQLTEADVETTVAETVDFLKRLLGATPDAKFEQQKQADETILALTEAAIRDNLASPDLSPEWLAQKLAISRATLYRVFADRGGIMRHVQERRLLAVQAALSDPLETRRLSKLAADLGFSSEAHFSRSFRARFGVTASAYRKNQREASATVQLTSPEVVHRWWMTVSGLIAD